The Corallococcus caeni genome includes a region encoding these proteins:
- the hmgA gene encoding homogentisate 1,2-dioxygenase: MENVRHLTGFGNEHASEAVAGALPVGQNTPQRVAFGLYAEQLSGTAFTAPRGVNRRTWMYRLRPSAGHPAYRPVESRALRSGPFREVPPSPNRLRWSPAPMPTAPTTFLEGLFTLGGNGSPAEGAGAAVHLYAATASMTDTAFFNADGELLIVPQSGTLRIVTELGVLEVPPGHVALIPRGMRMRVELPGGPARGYVCENYGAAFRLPELGPIGSNGLANPRDFVAPNAAYEDVERPTRVVQKFQGNLWETTLDHSPFNVVAWHGNYVPYTYDLARFNTINTVSFDHPDPSIFTVLTSPSDTPGTANCDFVIFPPRWMVAEHTFRPPWFHRNVMSELMGLVHGVYDAKADAFLPGGASLHNCMSAHGPDRKTYEAAVAAELTPKKIDNTLAFMFETRWVIAPTRQAMESPALQADYDACWADLPKAKVPSTGGGQP; encoded by the coding sequence ATGGAAAACGTCCGCCACCTGACAGGCTTTGGGAATGAGCACGCATCGGAGGCTGTCGCCGGTGCGCTTCCAGTGGGCCAGAACACGCCCCAGCGCGTCGCCTTCGGCCTCTACGCCGAGCAGCTCTCCGGCACCGCGTTCACCGCGCCGCGCGGCGTGAACCGGCGCACGTGGATGTACCGGCTGCGGCCCAGCGCGGGACACCCGGCGTACCGGCCCGTGGAGTCCCGCGCGCTGCGCAGCGGGCCGTTCCGGGAGGTGCCTCCGTCGCCCAACCGGCTGCGCTGGAGCCCGGCGCCCATGCCCACGGCGCCCACCACCTTCCTGGAGGGGCTCTTCACCCTGGGCGGCAACGGCTCCCCGGCCGAGGGCGCGGGCGCGGCGGTGCACCTCTACGCCGCGACGGCGTCCATGACGGACACGGCGTTCTTCAACGCGGACGGCGAGCTGCTCATCGTCCCGCAGTCCGGGACGCTGCGCATCGTCACGGAGCTGGGTGTGCTGGAGGTGCCGCCCGGCCACGTCGCGCTCATCCCGCGCGGCATGCGCATGCGGGTGGAGCTGCCCGGCGGGCCCGCGCGCGGCTACGTCTGTGAGAACTACGGCGCGGCGTTCCGGCTGCCGGAGCTGGGCCCCATCGGCTCCAACGGGCTGGCGAACCCGCGCGACTTCGTGGCCCCGAACGCGGCGTACGAGGACGTGGAGCGCCCCACGCGCGTGGTGCAGAAGTTCCAGGGGAACCTCTGGGAGACGACGCTGGACCACTCGCCCTTCAACGTCGTCGCGTGGCACGGCAACTACGTGCCGTACACGTACGACCTGGCGCGCTTCAACACCATCAACACGGTGAGCTTCGACCACCCGGATCCGTCCATCTTCACGGTGCTCACGTCGCCCAGCGACACGCCGGGAACGGCGAACTGCGACTTCGTCATCTTCCCGCCCCGGTGGATGGTGGCGGAGCACACCTTCCGGCCGCCCTGGTTCCACCGCAACGTGATGAGCGAGCTGATGGGTCTGGTGCACGGCGTCTACGACGCCAAGGCGGACGCGTTCCTGCCCGGAGGCGCGTCGCTGCACAACTGCATGAGCGCCCACGGCCCGGACCGGAAGACCTACGAGGCGGCCGTCGCCGCGGAGCTGACGCCGAAGAAGATCGACAACACGCTCGCGTTCATGTTCGAGACCCGCTGGGTCATCGCGCCCACGCGGCAGGCGATGGAGAGCCCCGCCCTCCAGGCGGACTACGACGCCTGCTGGGCGGACCTGCCCAAGGCGAAGGTGCCGTCCACGGGAGGCGGCCAGCCATGA
- a CDS encoding 3' terminal RNA ribose 2'-O-methyltransferase Hen1, with the protein MLLTLSTTHTPATDLGYLLHKNPDRPQSFELPFGLAHVFYPEASAGRTTAALLLEVDPVALVRGRPSSSGQGGTLDQYVNDRPYVASSFMSVALSRVFGTALSGRSKDRPELAAQPLPFSARLSVLPCRGGETFLRRLFEPLGYTVTATRHALDETVPAWGDSRYFTVTLEGHVRLGDLLSHLYVLIPVLDDDKHYWVGDEEVEKLLRHGEGWLAAHPEREQIARRYLRHRHSLAREALERLAGDEAPEPEERQEARNAEEAVLESRLSLNEQRLQAVMTVLQEQGAARVVDLGCGEGRLLKALLKDRRFTEVVGMDVSHRTLEIAQDRLGIEKMPDLQRKRVKLLHGSLFYRDQRLAGFDAATVIEVIEHLDLPRLAAFERVLFEHTRPGLILLTTPNAEYNVRFTSLPAGTFRHRDHRFEWTRAEFEAWAARMCERFGYTVRLLPVGENDAEVGAPTQMAVFAR; encoded by the coding sequence ATGCTCCTGACCCTATCGACGACCCACACGCCCGCGACGGACCTGGGCTACCTGCTGCACAAGAACCCCGACCGGCCCCAGTCCTTCGAGCTTCCCTTCGGACTGGCGCACGTCTTCTACCCGGAGGCCTCCGCGGGCCGCACCACGGCCGCGCTCCTCCTGGAGGTGGATCCGGTCGCCCTGGTGCGCGGCCGGCCGTCGTCCAGCGGCCAGGGCGGCACGCTGGACCAGTACGTCAACGACCGGCCCTACGTGGCGTCGTCCTTCATGAGCGTGGCGCTGTCCCGCGTCTTCGGCACCGCCCTGTCGGGACGCAGCAAGGACCGGCCGGAGCTGGCCGCGCAACCGCTGCCCTTCTCCGCGCGCCTGTCGGTGCTGCCCTGCCGGGGCGGTGAGACGTTCCTGCGCCGCCTCTTCGAGCCGCTCGGGTACACCGTCACCGCGACCCGCCACGCGCTGGATGAGACCGTTCCCGCGTGGGGAGACAGCCGCTACTTCACCGTGACGCTGGAGGGCCACGTGCGCCTGGGCGACCTGCTCTCGCACCTGTACGTCCTCATCCCGGTGCTCGACGACGACAAGCACTACTGGGTCGGCGACGAGGAGGTGGAGAAGCTCCTGCGCCACGGCGAGGGCTGGCTCGCCGCGCACCCGGAGCGCGAACAGATTGCCCGCCGCTACCTGCGCCACCGCCACAGCCTGGCGCGCGAGGCCCTGGAGCGGCTCGCGGGCGACGAGGCCCCGGAGCCGGAGGAGCGCCAGGAGGCGCGCAACGCGGAAGAGGCCGTGCTCGAGTCACGCCTGAGCCTCAACGAGCAGCGCCTCCAGGCGGTGATGACCGTCCTCCAGGAGCAAGGCGCCGCGCGCGTGGTGGACCTGGGCTGCGGCGAGGGGCGGCTGCTCAAGGCCCTCCTGAAGGACCGGCGCTTCACGGAGGTCGTCGGCATGGACGTGTCCCACCGCACGCTGGAGATCGCCCAGGACCGGCTCGGCATCGAGAAGATGCCGGACCTGCAGCGCAAGCGCGTGAAGCTGCTGCACGGCTCGCTGTTCTACCGGGACCAGCGGCTCGCGGGCTTCGACGCCGCCACCGTCATCGAGGTCATCGAGCACCTGGACCTGCCGCGCCTCGCGGCCTTCGAACGCGTGCTGTTCGAGCACACGCGGCCGGGCCTCATCCTCCTCACCACCCCCAACGCCGAGTACAACGTGCGCTTCACCTCGCTCCCCGCCGGCACCTTCCGCCACCGCGACCACCGCTTCGAGTGGACCCGCGCCGAGTTCGAGGCCTGGGCGGCCCGCATGTGCGAGCGCTTCGGCTACACCGTGCGCCTGCTGCCCGTGGGAGAAAACGACGCGGAGGTCGGCGCGCCGACGCAGATGGCGGTCTTCGCGCGATGA
- a CDS encoding M91 family zinc metallopeptidase: MKLRSSSFSAPSLSSGSRTRSPSAPPKLETPKTVKPETVSKPKAPTASELQAGKNNLKPADHGVVHPDLPGIRTRRDSGQSGADFADFTQDARNSTNKLMSRPVGNQMMTELNGRTQHVNPGATGTPQKPLTVADIYSGRDESMPMSQRPRYDGTLSSLRQAYRYDGQASSGQASRINYNEKDPGQRFNSLGHESVHAWRAANGTQVSPLAVSKHSNADVFKRYPDHSAGMKDTVETRLQLREEFETVGLRPTPRMPNAPTENAIRAEHGLPARQDYSGFRPGANKNDANFENYDLGSDDRGRFQKLMGTPSPLGKIVGDLEK, encoded by the coding sequence ATGAAGCTGCGCTCCTCCTCCTTCTCCGCGCCGTCCCTCTCCTCCGGTTCCCGCACGCGCAGCCCCAGCGCGCCCCCCAAGCTGGAGACGCCCAAGACGGTGAAGCCGGAGACGGTGTCGAAGCCGAAGGCGCCCACGGCCTCGGAGCTGCAGGCCGGCAAGAACAACCTCAAGCCCGCGGACCACGGCGTGGTGCACCCGGACCTGCCGGGCATCCGGACCCGCCGTGACAGCGGCCAGTCCGGCGCGGACTTCGCGGACTTCACGCAGGACGCGCGCAACTCCACGAACAAGCTGATGAGCCGCCCCGTGGGCAACCAGATGATGACGGAGCTCAACGGCCGCACGCAGCACGTGAACCCCGGCGCGACGGGCACGCCGCAGAAGCCGCTGACGGTGGCGGACATCTACTCCGGCCGCGACGAGTCCATGCCCATGTCGCAGCGCCCGCGCTACGACGGCACGCTCTCGTCCCTGCGCCAGGCGTACCGCTACGACGGCCAGGCCAGCTCGGGGCAGGCCAGCCGCATCAACTACAACGAGAAGGACCCCGGCCAGCGCTTCAACAGCCTGGGCCACGAGTCCGTCCACGCCTGGCGCGCCGCCAATGGCACGCAGGTGAGCCCGCTGGCGGTGAGCAAGCACTCCAACGCGGACGTCTTCAAGCGCTACCCCGACCACTCGGCCGGGATGAAGGACACCGTGGAGACGCGCCTGCAACTGCGCGAGGAGTTCGAGACCGTCGGCCTGCGCCCCACGCCGCGCATGCCCAATGCCCCCACGGAGAACGCCATCCGCGCCGAGCACGGGCTGCCCGCGCGCCAGGACTACTCGGGCTTCCGGCCCGGCGCGAACAAGAACGACGCGAACTTCGAGAACTACGACCTGGGCTCGGATGACCGCGGCCGGTTCCAGAAGCTCATGGGCACGCCCTCGCCGCTCGGGAAGATCGTCGGCGACCTGGAGAAGTAG
- a CDS encoding fumarylacetoacetate hydrolase family protein — translation MKLASLDVGRDGRLVVVTKDLSRYAEASAIVPTLQAALDDWERHAPALRALSERLERGELKSERFNPTWCAAPLPRAYQWADGSAYVNHVELVRKARGAELPPSFWTDPLMYQGGSDGFLGPCQPIPLADESWGCDLEGEVVVVTRDVPLGATREQALGAVVLVGLVNDVSLRNLIPAELAKGFGFFQSKPASAFSPVFVTPDELGAAWRDGKLHRRLEVFLDGEPFGRADAGVDMTFDFGTLVAHAAKTRSLCAGTIVGSGTVSNRGPDGGPGKPVRDGGAGYSCIAEVRVVETLRDGAPKTPFLKRGNRVRIEMRDDAGNSIFGAIDQGVGE, via the coding sequence ATGAAGCTCGCGTCGCTCGACGTGGGGCGGGACGGCCGGCTGGTCGTCGTGACGAAGGACCTCTCCCGGTACGCGGAGGCCTCCGCCATCGTGCCCACCCTCCAGGCCGCGCTGGATGACTGGGAGCGCCACGCGCCGGCCCTTCGCGCGCTGTCGGAGCGGCTGGAGCGCGGGGAGCTCAAGTCGGAGCGCTTCAACCCCACCTGGTGCGCGGCGCCCCTGCCCCGCGCCTACCAGTGGGCGGACGGCTCCGCGTACGTGAACCACGTGGAGCTGGTGCGCAAGGCGCGTGGCGCGGAGCTGCCGCCCTCCTTCTGGACGGATCCGCTGATGTACCAGGGCGGCTCCGACGGCTTCCTGGGGCCGTGTCAGCCCATCCCGCTCGCCGACGAGTCGTGGGGCTGCGACCTGGAGGGCGAGGTCGTGGTGGTGACGCGCGACGTGCCGCTGGGCGCCACGCGCGAGCAGGCCCTCGGCGCCGTCGTGCTGGTGGGGCTGGTCAACGACGTGTCGCTGCGCAACCTGATTCCGGCGGAGCTGGCGAAGGGCTTCGGCTTCTTCCAGTCCAAGCCCGCGTCGGCGTTCTCGCCGGTGTTCGTGACACCGGACGAGCTGGGAGCCGCGTGGCGGGACGGCAAGCTGCACCGCCGCCTGGAGGTCTTCCTCGACGGCGAGCCCTTCGGCCGCGCGGACGCGGGCGTGGACATGACGTTCGACTTCGGCACGCTGGTGGCGCACGCGGCGAAGACGCGCTCGCTGTGCGCGGGCACCATCGTGGGCTCCGGCACGGTGTCCAACCGGGGCCCGGACGGCGGCCCCGGCAAGCCCGTGCGGGACGGCGGCGCGGGCTACTCGTGCATCGCGGAGGTGCGCGTGGTGGAGACGCTCCGCGACGGCGCGCCGAAGACGCCGTTCCTCAAACGCGGCAACCGGGTCCGCATCGAGATGCGGGACGACGCCGGCAACAGCATCTTCGGCGCCATCGACCAGGGCGTCGGGGAGTAG
- a CDS encoding dienelactone hydrolase family protein has product MQDVDIKTADGVMDAKLFQPEGTGPWPAVIMLTDAFGVRPAFEDMARRLSKSGFVVLLPNVFYREAPASKLELKGTFADESFRKRVYGLIGALTPERLKADAGAELDFLFRQPFVKGPKAGVAGYCFSGGIAVRMGADFPDRIAAVASSHGGRLATDAPDSPHRLVNQVKGELYFGHADQDNSMPADAIRTLEAALKDAGVKHRSELYPGAQHGYTVPGTPAFNAEVAETHWSRIVDLFGRTLKA; this is encoded by the coding sequence ATGCAGGACGTCGACATCAAGACCGCGGATGGAGTGATGGACGCGAAGCTGTTCCAGCCGGAAGGCACCGGGCCGTGGCCCGCGGTCATCATGCTGACGGATGCCTTTGGCGTCCGGCCCGCCTTCGAGGACATGGCCCGGCGCCTGTCGAAGTCCGGCTTCGTCGTGCTGCTGCCCAACGTGTTCTACCGGGAAGCCCCCGCGTCGAAGCTGGAGCTCAAGGGCACCTTCGCGGACGAGTCCTTCCGCAAGCGCGTCTACGGCCTCATCGGCGCGCTGACGCCGGAGCGCCTGAAGGCGGACGCGGGCGCGGAGCTGGACTTCCTCTTCCGCCAGCCCTTCGTGAAGGGGCCGAAGGCGGGCGTGGCCGGCTACTGCTTCAGCGGCGGCATCGCCGTGCGCATGGGCGCGGACTTCCCGGACCGCATCGCCGCGGTGGCCTCGTCCCACGGCGGACGGCTGGCCACGGACGCGCCCGACAGCCCCCACCGCCTGGTGAACCAGGTGAAGGGTGAGCTGTACTTCGGCCACGCGGACCAGGACAACAGCATGCCCGCGGACGCCATCCGCACGCTGGAGGCGGCGCTGAAGGACGCGGGCGTGAAGCACCGCTCGGAGCTCTACCCCGGCGCGCAGCACGGCTACACGGTGCCGGGCACGCCCGCGTTCAACGCGGAGGTCGCGGAGACGCACTGGAGCCGCATCGTGGACCTGTTCGGCCGCACGCTGAAGGCCTGA
- a CDS encoding alpha/beta fold hydrolase, whose amino-acid sequence MHREGAAVVRTLVLLGVLWGAGARAEVTRAEFLVPSEEGIEVSVREVKDSGMQVANLPPLVLLHGARVPGRASFDLPVEGGSIAAELARAGHAVYLMDARGYGGSTRPLAMSTPAKGRPLVGSHEVVQDVHAVVAWVKARTGQRRVGLVGWATGGHWAGMYASLHPDDVSHLVMLNALYAGSAEHKLLGRGTDFEDPKRPGWFNAEGMGAYRWNTGASLMAVWDRQLPAEEAERAKWRDPEVAASFQREALASDPLGASRTPFAFRAPSGALEDSFYLATGRQLWDGASVTAKVLLLRAENDFWSRPEDVTRLQEHLNHAASVKAVVLPGATHFVHLERPERGRRLLMDELLRFTGARVTPAPKPLKPVQP is encoded by the coding sequence ATGCATCGCGAAGGCGCGGCCGTGGTCCGGACCCTGGTGCTGCTGGGCGTGCTGTGGGGCGCTGGCGCGCGGGCGGAGGTGACGCGCGCGGAGTTCCTGGTGCCTTCGGAGGAGGGCATCGAGGTGTCCGTCCGCGAGGTGAAGGACTCCGGCATGCAGGTGGCGAACCTTCCGCCGCTCGTCCTCCTGCACGGCGCGCGGGTGCCGGGGCGCGCCTCGTTCGACCTGCCGGTGGAGGGCGGCTCCATCGCGGCGGAGCTCGCTCGGGCGGGGCACGCCGTGTACCTCATGGACGCGCGGGGCTATGGCGGCTCCACGCGGCCCCTGGCCATGAGCACGCCCGCGAAGGGCCGGCCCCTGGTGGGTTCGCACGAGGTCGTCCAGGACGTGCACGCGGTGGTGGCCTGGGTGAAGGCGCGCACGGGGCAGCGCCGCGTGGGGCTGGTGGGGTGGGCCACCGGAGGGCACTGGGCGGGCATGTACGCCAGCCTCCACCCGGACGACGTCAGCCACCTGGTGATGCTCAACGCGCTGTACGCGGGCAGCGCGGAGCACAAGCTGCTGGGCAGGGGCACGGACTTCGAGGATCCGAAGCGGCCGGGGTGGTTCAACGCGGAGGGCATGGGCGCGTACCGGTGGAACACGGGCGCGTCGCTGATGGCGGTGTGGGACCGGCAGCTCCCGGCGGAGGAGGCGGAGCGGGCGAAGTGGCGCGATCCGGAGGTGGCCGCGTCGTTCCAGCGCGAGGCGCTCGCGAGTGATCCGCTGGGAGCCTCGCGCACGCCGTTCGCCTTCCGGGCGCCGTCCGGGGCGCTGGAGGACAGCTTCTACCTGGCCACGGGCCGGCAGCTGTGGGACGGGGCCTCCGTCACGGCGAAGGTGCTCCTCCTGCGCGCGGAGAACGACTTCTGGAGCCGGCCGGAGGACGTCACGCGCCTCCAGGAGCACCTGAACCACGCGGCCAGCGTGAAGGCCGTGGTGCTGCCGGGCGCGACGCACTTCGTGCACCTGGAGCGGCCGGAGCGGGGCCGCCGCCTCCTCATGGACGAGCTGCTGCGCTTCACCGGCGCCCGCGTCACGCCCGCGCCGAAGCCCTTGAAGCCGGTCCAGCCGTGA
- a CDS encoding MarR family winged helix-turn-helix transcriptional regulator: MKKARTASLTLDDFLPYRLSVADNVVSQRIARVYAAEDGLSTQEWRLIAVLGQDGERSQRELVQRTRMDKVPVSRAARSLEERGLVRRATSQSDARSRRLTLTASGRGLYRRVAPAALEAEAEVLAELSPAERAVLRSLLERVERAAIRALERAP, translated from the coding sequence ATGAAGAAAGCACGCACCGCGAGCCTCACCCTCGACGACTTCCTCCCCTATCGCCTGTCGGTCGCGGACAACGTGGTGAGCCAACGCATCGCGCGCGTGTACGCGGCCGAGGACGGCCTCTCCACGCAGGAGTGGCGGCTCATCGCCGTCCTGGGCCAAGACGGGGAGCGCTCGCAGCGGGAGCTGGTCCAGCGCACGCGGATGGACAAGGTGCCGGTGAGCCGCGCCGCGCGCTCGCTGGAGGAGCGCGGCCTGGTGCGGCGCGCCACGAGCCAGAGCGACGCCCGCTCGCGGCGCCTGACGCTGACCGCCTCCGGCCGCGGGCTCTACCGGCGCGTGGCCCCGGCCGCGCTCGAAGCGGAGGCGGAGGTGCTCGCGGAGCTGTCACCCGCTGAACGCGCGGTGCTGCGCTCGCTGCTGGAGCGCGTGGAGCGCGCCGCCATCCGGGCCCTCGAGCGCGCCCCCTGA
- a CDS encoding MFS transporter — MSAMHQRLRSIFGGSVGNLIEWYDFYVYSAFSLYFAQAFFPDADPLVRQLNTAGVFALGFLIRPVGGWLMGLYADLRGRRSALTVSVTLMCLGSLVIAVCPTYARIGVMAPVVLMLARLLQGLSLGGEYGTSATYLSEVATSQHRGFYSSFQYVTLILGQLLATLTLLVLQRLLLTGPQLEAWGWRIPFGIGAALAIFGFYMRRNMVETEAFTREAAKPSEHHPMRELLRHPKEIAVVVGLTMGGTLAFYTYTVYMQKFLVNSVGLTRDEATLISASSLFLYMLFQPVLGFVSDRVGRRPVLMGFGILGTLCTVPLLTALTRTRDAFTAFLLVLAALIILSGYTSINAVVKAELFPARIRALGVGLPYALTVSLFGGTAEYVGTRLKLAGHEAWFFWYVTACIFCSLLVYTVMPDTRRHSRIDVVT, encoded by the coding sequence ATGTCCGCGATGCACCAGCGGTTGCGCTCCATCTTCGGCGGCTCGGTGGGCAACCTCATCGAGTGGTACGACTTCTACGTCTACTCGGCGTTCTCGCTGTACTTCGCGCAGGCGTTCTTCCCGGACGCGGACCCGCTGGTGCGGCAGCTCAACACCGCCGGGGTGTTCGCGCTGGGCTTCCTCATCCGGCCGGTGGGCGGCTGGCTGATGGGGCTCTACGCGGACCTCCGGGGCCGCAGGTCCGCGCTGACGGTGTCCGTCACGCTGATGTGCCTGGGCTCGCTGGTCATCGCCGTGTGCCCCACGTACGCGCGCATCGGCGTGATGGCGCCCGTCGTGCTGATGCTCGCACGGCTGCTCCAGGGGCTCTCCCTGGGCGGCGAGTACGGCACCAGCGCCACCTACCTGAGCGAGGTGGCCACATCCCAACACCGGGGCTTCTACAGCTCCTTCCAGTACGTCACGCTCATCCTGGGGCAGCTGCTGGCCACGCTGACGCTGCTGGTGTTGCAGCGGCTGCTCCTGACGGGCCCGCAGTTGGAGGCGTGGGGCTGGCGCATCCCGTTTGGCATTGGCGCGGCGCTGGCCATCTTCGGCTTCTACATGCGGCGCAACATGGTGGAGACGGAGGCCTTCACCCGCGAGGCCGCGAAGCCGTCCGAGCACCACCCCATGCGGGAGCTCTTGCGCCACCCGAAGGAGATCGCCGTCGTGGTGGGGCTCACGATGGGCGGCACGCTGGCCTTCTACACGTACACCGTCTACATGCAGAAGTTCCTGGTGAACTCCGTGGGGCTGACGCGGGATGAGGCCACGCTCATCTCCGCGAGCTCGCTGTTCCTCTACATGCTGTTCCAGCCGGTGCTGGGCTTCGTCTCCGACAGGGTGGGCCGCAGGCCGGTGCTGATGGGGTTCGGCATCCTGGGCACGCTGTGCACCGTGCCGCTGCTCACCGCGCTGACGCGGACGCGGGACGCCTTCACCGCGTTCCTGCTGGTGCTGGCCGCGCTGATCATCCTCTCCGGCTACACGTCCATCAACGCGGTGGTGAAGGCGGAGCTGTTCCCCGCGCGCATCCGGGCGCTGGGCGTGGGGCTGCCCTACGCGCTGACGGTGTCCCTCTTCGGCGGCACCGCCGAGTACGTGGGCACGCGCCTGAAGCTGGCCGGGCACGAGGCGTGGTTCTTCTGGTACGTCACGGCCTGCATCTTCTGCTCGCTGCTCGTCTACACCGTGATGCCAGACACCCGGCGCCACAGCCGAATCGACGTCGTCACCTGA
- a CDS encoding tetratricopeptide repeat protein gives MRARLLFILIPSLLASGTYAGAQDPRPPEEGPVAHGAHGKPSALSSMTALAQGAVLFDDLGNFQRKVTTRSPEAQAFFDQGMRLTYAFNHDEAARSFARAAQLDPSCAMCFWGTALVLGPNYNVPMLPDRAATAWTALQRAQALAPSASPVEQALIGALSRRYGGPEPRTPDEMKPFSQAYANAMRDVAKRFPDDLDVQVLFAESLMNLNPWKLWTLEGKPEPGTEEIVSRLEAVLARAPNHPGANHYYIHAVEASEHPERALPSAERLPGLMPNAGHVVHMPAHIYQRVGRYADASESNRRAIQADNAYLRQVDPIGYYPMYLAHNWGFLSFSASMEGRREESIRAARESSGVLPPEMLTQMPGMDFFASEPLLAMVRFGRFDALLAEPRPDAKYPVLTGMWLHAHGLALAAKGDFKQARAEHEELVKLAASVPDTLTAGNNSAKDVLDVAARVLDASIAERQGRADALSRWDDAVRAADELAYSEPSDWFYPVRHYQGAALLDAKQYKAAEAVYREDLRRNPGNGWALFGLMQSLKGQGRTAEASAARQRFETAWANADIALTRTAF, from the coding sequence ATGCGCGCGCGACTCCTGTTCATCCTCATCCCGTCGTTGCTGGCGTCGGGGACGTATGCCGGAGCGCAGGACCCACGCCCGCCGGAGGAAGGCCCGGTCGCGCACGGAGCGCATGGCAAGCCATCCGCCCTTTCGAGCATGACGGCGCTCGCCCAGGGGGCCGTCCTCTTCGACGACCTGGGGAACTTCCAGCGCAAGGTGACCACCCGGTCTCCCGAGGCCCAGGCCTTCTTCGACCAGGGCATGCGGCTCACGTATGCCTTCAACCACGACGAGGCCGCGCGCTCGTTCGCTCGCGCCGCCCAGCTGGATCCGTCCTGCGCCATGTGCTTCTGGGGCACCGCCCTGGTGCTGGGGCCCAACTACAACGTCCCCATGCTGCCGGACCGGGCCGCGACCGCGTGGACCGCCCTGCAACGCGCCCAGGCGCTCGCCCCCTCGGCGTCCCCCGTGGAGCAGGCGCTCATCGGCGCGCTGTCCCGACGCTATGGCGGGCCCGAGCCCCGCACGCCCGACGAGATGAAGCCCTTCTCCCAGGCCTACGCCAATGCCATGCGCGACGTGGCGAAGCGCTTCCCGGATGACCTGGACGTGCAGGTGCTCTTCGCTGAATCGTTGATGAACCTCAACCCGTGGAAGCTGTGGACGCTGGAGGGCAAGCCGGAGCCGGGGACGGAGGAGATCGTCTCGCGGCTGGAGGCGGTGCTCGCGCGCGCTCCGAACCATCCGGGCGCCAATCACTATTACATCCACGCCGTCGAGGCCTCGGAGCACCCCGAGCGCGCGCTGCCCTCCGCGGAGCGGTTGCCGGGCTTGATGCCGAACGCGGGCCACGTCGTGCACATGCCGGCGCACATCTACCAGCGGGTGGGCCGCTACGCGGACGCCTCGGAGAGCAACCGCCGCGCCATCCAGGCGGACAATGCCTATCTGCGCCAGGTGGACCCCATCGGGTACTACCCGATGTACCTCGCGCACAACTGGGGCTTCCTGTCGTTCTCCGCGTCCATGGAGGGACGGCGCGAGGAATCCATCCGCGCCGCGCGCGAGTCCTCGGGCGTCCTGCCGCCGGAGATGCTGACGCAGATGCCCGGCATGGACTTCTTCGCCTCCGAGCCGCTGCTCGCGATGGTGCGCTTCGGCCGCTTCGACGCGTTGCTCGCCGAGCCCCGGCCGGACGCGAAGTACCCGGTGCTGACGGGGATGTGGCTGCACGCGCACGGGCTGGCGCTCGCCGCGAAGGGGGACTTCAAGCAGGCGCGCGCGGAGCACGAGGAGCTGGTGAAGCTGGCCGCGAGCGTCCCCGACACGCTGACCGCCGGGAACAACTCGGCGAAGGACGTGCTGGACGTGGCGGCCCGCGTGCTCGACGCCTCCATCGCCGAGCGCCAGGGCCGCGCGGACGCGCTGTCACGCTGGGACGACGCGGTGCGCGCCGCGGACGAGCTGGCCTACTCGGAGCCCAGTGACTGGTTCTATCCCGTGCGCCACTACCAGGGCGCGGCGCTGCTGGACGCGAAGCAGTACAAGGCCGCGGAGGCCGTCTACCGGGAGGACCTGCGCCGCAACCCCGGCAACGGCTGGGCCCTCTTCGGGCTCATGCAGTCGCTGAAGGGGCAGGGCCGCACGGCGGAAGCCTCCGCCGCGCGCCAGCGCTTCGAGACGGCCTGGGCGAACGCGGACATCGCGCTCACTCGCACGGCCTTCTGA